A stretch of Puniceicoccus vermicola DNA encodes these proteins:
- a CDS encoding NAD-dependent epimerase/dehydratase family protein: MLGRNIVIVGGCGLIGRKLKKEWPDAVWVDRFQGADFVCDLGCLNGKNSAFHSILQVAEVVIHLATSADPEEPESIHFQLVVDTAKLVAACDAANVQKLIIASSDWAEPKAAHLRINSYGYSKRVIEAMAEMYSHCEGRLATAIRIGWVPDESVDIDEAPDWLLDNYWSDAKLIKEFSRVIRNEPNDRSKGDGEISSPSA, from the coding sequence ATGCTGGGTAGAAACATTGTAATCGTAGGGGGCTGTGGCTTGATCGGAAGGAAGCTGAAAAAGGAGTGGCCCGATGCGGTCTGGGTTGATCGGTTCCAAGGTGCCGATTTCGTATGCGATTTAGGCTGTCTCAATGGAAAAAATTCGGCTTTCCACTCGATCCTTCAGGTGGCAGAGGTTGTCATCCATCTAGCGACATCGGCGGATCCAGAGGAGCCGGAATCGATTCATTTTCAATTAGTTGTGGACACTGCGAAGTTGGTGGCCGCTTGCGATGCGGCAAATGTTCAGAAATTGATCATCGCGTCATCTGATTGGGCAGAACCGAAAGCTGCCCACTTGCGGATCAATTCCTACGGATATTCGAAACGGGTCATCGAGGCTATGGCCGAGATGTATTCCCACTGTGAAGGCCGTTTGGCCACAGCCATTCGTATTGGATGGGTTCCTGATGAATCTGTGGACATCGATGAAGCGCCAGACTGGTTGCTGGATAACTATTGGAGCGATGCGAAGCTGATCAAGGAGTTTTCGAGGGTTATCCGAAATGAACCTAACGACCGTTCGAAGGGTGATGGTGAAATATCGTCCCCGAGTGCCTGA
- a CDS encoding Yip1 family protein, producing MNKLITEWKLGWGVFLRFLLLYVVLAILSLLLIPANALWQYSASWPSWSRVPVILIGSVFVLYVFPMIFYWAARMTGYLQGSDKGEFAKMKNIERERNEFGEKDPWEMDNSTGSERED from the coding sequence ATGAATAAATTGATTACAGAATGGAAACTTGGCTGGGGCGTTTTTCTACGATTCCTTCTCCTTTACGTCGTCTTGGCTATTTTATCCCTCCTGCTTATTCCTGCCAACGCATTATGGCAGTATAGCGCTTCCTGGCCGTCTTGGAGCCGAGTTCCGGTCATCTTGATCGGTTCTGTTTTCGTTCTTTATGTATTTCCGATGATATTTTATTGGGCTGCGCGAATGACGGGATATCTTCAAGGATCCGACAAGGGCGAGTTTGCCAAAATGAAGAACATCGAAAGGGAGCGAAACGAGTTCGGAGAAAAAGACCCATGGGAAATGGACAATTCCACCGGGAGCGAACGAGAGGATTAG
- a CDS encoding class I SAM-dependent methyltransferase, producing the protein MEGEIGKPIALEAYEQLADSYSAQVEEKPHNAYYDRPAVLSLLPDLKGKRLLEAGCGPGIYLKEMTALGAEMPVGVDVSPRMLSHAKRRVGERARLYEVDLNRGLSLFEDESFDIVVSPLVLDYVYDWRMIFSEFNRVMAEGGTLIFSVEHPSSDYRLRSGESYFSVGRTELVWKGFDKLVLVPSYRRPLQEMLNPLIQAGFFLEKVLEPLPTEEFRESNRKEFDHLSTSPGFICFKARK; encoded by the coding sequence ATGGAGGGAGAAATTGGAAAACCGATCGCATTGGAAGCCTACGAACAACTTGCCGATTCCTACAGTGCTCAGGTTGAGGAGAAACCGCACAATGCCTACTATGATCGTCCGGCAGTTTTATCGTTGCTACCGGATTTGAAGGGGAAACGGCTACTCGAAGCGGGGTGCGGCCCAGGAATTTATCTAAAGGAGATGACTGCGCTCGGAGCCGAAATGCCGGTGGGGGTTGATGTAAGTCCGCGGATGTTGTCTCACGCGAAACGTCGTGTAGGCGAGAGGGCCCGATTGTATGAGGTCGATTTAAATCGGGGACTTTCATTGTTCGAGGATGAATCATTCGACATCGTGGTTAGTCCTTTGGTTCTGGATTATGTCTATGACTGGCGGATGATCTTCTCAGAATTCAATCGAGTGATGGCAGAGGGGGGAACTTTGATTTTCTCGGTAGAACATCCATCATCCGATTATCGGTTGCGTTCGGGGGAAAGCTATTTTTCGGTTGGGAGAACGGAGCTCGTTTGGAAAGGATTTGATAAACTAGTCTTGGTTCCTTCGTATCGGAGACCATTGCAGGAGATGCTTAACCCTCTCATTCAGGCTGGGTTTTTCCTGGAGAAGGTTCTCGAGCCGTTGCCCACCGAGGAGTTTCGGGAATCGAACAGAAAAGAGTTCGATCATTTGTCCACAAGCCCTGGATTTATCTGTTTCAAAGCGAGAAAATGA
- a CDS encoding NAD-dependent epimerase/dehydratase family protein, which translates to MVISSERRVFVAGSTGAIGQVLCRLLIEDGWLVVGTTRSKEKAEHLRTLGVDPVVVDVYDREALMSAVDAAKPNVVVHQLTDLPKDFTPEAMTVARPRNARIREVGTDNLVAAAVAAGAKRFVAQSIAFAYASGQPPFSEESPLDASTYSSVIHLEKRVLESDLEGVVLRYGKLYGPNTWTLDPPEEIPLHVEAAADAARRAMTLGLGVYNLVEDETTVTNSKAKRELEWKPEFRMPVS; encoded by the coding sequence ATGGTGATATCTTCCGAAAGACGTGTTTTTGTAGCTGGCTCCACTGGGGCGATTGGGCAGGTCCTTTGCCGCCTATTGATCGAAGATGGATGGCTCGTCGTGGGAACGACGCGCTCAAAGGAAAAAGCAGAACATCTGCGAACTCTGGGCGTCGATCCGGTCGTCGTGGATGTTTATGATCGAGAAGCTCTGATGAGTGCGGTCGATGCCGCCAAACCGAATGTGGTGGTTCATCAGTTGACGGATTTGCCCAAAGATTTTACGCCCGAAGCCATGACTGTGGCCCGCCCGCGTAATGCGCGGATACGTGAGGTGGGGACGGATAACCTCGTCGCCGCCGCTGTGGCTGCCGGTGCGAAGCGTTTTGTGGCTCAGAGCATAGCTTTCGCCTATGCTTCGGGCCAACCACCGTTCTCGGAAGAGTCGCCCTTGGATGCTTCGACCTATTCCTCGGTCATCCATCTCGAGAAACGAGTCTTGGAGTCGGATCTTGAGGGGGTTGTTTTGCGGTATGGCAAACTCTATGGCCCCAATACGTGGACTCTAGACCCGCCAGAGGAGATCCCACTGCACGTGGAGGCGGCTGCCGATGCGGCCCGGCGTGCGATGACGCTTGGCCTTGGGGTATACAATCTCGTTGAGGATGAGACTACGGTGACCAACTCGAAGGCAAAACGTGAGCTGGAATGGAAACCTGAATTTCGGATGCCGGTCTCCTAG